The following are encoded together in the Leptospira langatensis genome:
- a CDS encoding motility associated factor glycosyltransferase family protein, whose protein sequence is MSHDLPEKTREIFGKKPYLSLYFQNVPTEPLEFRLEAAKNPKEVFVSRNGRALASSVAPLTQAKRQTDSVQIQSTDLVAILGLGNPHLIREVNAKLEPGQILLLVDKEKDLIFPLWEEWLEPVMEIPGRHLFLGESSLPLLWNYLESLPVERVSGIRILRNAASVSLEEVFYAEADIRLRKILSSKMSDLLTKFEFERIWVRNSLVNTANFLSPPNPKTRIESLKEKFAGVPSLLVSAGPNLRRQCEWIRTIRDKVFVMSCDTSLKVLLKYGIIPDGIMTLDAQTHSVFHFLGEDTKRIPLFADLVSSPPILRNLQFRSVVHSITAKYLVDASGELKREATAGSKSAESLLGPIGDVQSGGSVATTAFDLLRGLGCRPCFLVGQDLAYSGREIHSTGTHHNEKWLTLLTRKTSLEKINEAVVRKRDTRYVPSVTGAEVLTDYVLDLYRHWFEESAKSLDFPIYNVNTQGAKIENTENIGPEEATRILETFPDHGYFWQEFPAWKPEIIQEDLVGSPANFKKDLLKTIDSIKSDFSVPSRQEESYETLLSLFREKLGPWEDLRYLIRKTEVYILRHKDKLDEIRKRQLFISAILKEFTGLRRKLLAGEN, encoded by the coding sequence ATGTCTCACGATCTCCCGGAAAAAACAAGAGAAATATTCGGGAAAAAACCCTATCTCAGTCTCTATTTCCAGAATGTTCCCACGGAACCCTTGGAGTTCCGTTTGGAAGCGGCAAAGAATCCCAAAGAAGTTTTTGTAAGCAGGAATGGAAGAGCGCTCGCAAGTTCCGTAGCTCCTCTTACCCAAGCAAAGCGCCAGACGGATTCCGTGCAGATCCAATCCACGGATCTAGTGGCCATCTTAGGTCTCGGAAATCCTCATCTCATCCGAGAGGTGAATGCAAAACTAGAACCGGGACAAATCCTCCTACTCGTAGACAAAGAAAAGGATCTCATTTTTCCTCTTTGGGAAGAATGGCTCGAACCTGTCATGGAGATCCCAGGCAGGCATTTATTCTTAGGAGAAAGCTCCCTTCCCTTACTCTGGAATTATCTAGAATCATTACCTGTCGAACGAGTCTCCGGAATCCGGATCCTACGAAATGCAGCTAGCGTTTCCTTAGAAGAAGTCTTCTATGCGGAAGCGGATATCCGGCTCCGAAAGATCCTTTCTTCTAAGATGAGCGATCTATTGACCAAATTCGAGTTCGAAAGGATTTGGGTACGCAACTCTCTTGTAAACACTGCTAATTTTCTCTCTCCACCAAATCCTAAAACAAGAATAGAGTCCTTAAAAGAGAAGTTTGCTGGAGTTCCTTCTCTTTTAGTTTCTGCGGGACCGAATCTAAGAAGACAATGCGAATGGATCCGAACGATCCGAGATAAAGTGTTCGTGATGTCCTGCGATACTTCCCTCAAAGTTTTGCTTAAATATGGCATCATTCCTGACGGGATCATGACCTTGGATGCACAGACCCATTCCGTATTCCATTTCTTGGGAGAAGATACCAAAAGGATCCCTCTATTTGCGGACCTGGTCAGTTCCCCACCTATATTAAGAAATTTGCAATTTAGATCTGTCGTTCACAGCATCACCGCAAAATATCTGGTAGATGCTTCCGGAGAATTAAAAAGAGAAGCTACAGCGGGAAGTAAGAGCGCAGAGTCCCTACTCGGGCCGATCGGAGATGTACAATCCGGAGGAAGTGTGGCCACTACGGCCTTCGATCTACTAAGGGGCCTTGGATGCAGACCCTGTTTCCTAGTAGGCCAGGATCTGGCTTATTCCGGAAGAGAGATCCATTCTACAGGAACTCATCATAATGAGAAATGGCTTACCCTTCTCACGAGAAAGACAAGCCTGGAAAAGATCAATGAAGCAGTGGTCCGTAAGAGAGACACTCGCTATGTGCCTTCGGTCACCGGAGCCGAAGTATTAACGGACTATGTTTTGGATCTGTACCGGCATTGGTTTGAGGAATCTGCCAAGTCTTTAGATTTTCCCATTTACAATGTAAACACCCAAGGTGCCAAAATAGAGAATACGGAGAACATAGGTCCGGAGGAAGCGACTCGGATCCTGGAGACATTTCCGGATCACGGATATTTTTGGCAGGAATTCCCCGCCTGGAAGCCGGAGATCATCCAGGAGGATCTTGTAGGATCTCCTGCAAACTTCAAAAAGGATCTTTTGAAGACCATAGATTCGATAAAATCGGACTTCTCCGTACCGAGTCGCCAAGAAGAATCCTATGAAACACTTCTCTCTTTATTTAGAGAAAAACTAGGACCTTGGGAAGATCTGAGATATCTGATCCGAAAAACGGAAGTATATATACTTCGTCACAAAGACAAGTTAGACGAGA
- a CDS encoding chromosome segregation SMC family protein: MYLKSLNIVGFKTFADETEVLLDPGFTAVVGPNGSGKSNIVDALKWVFGEKSAKGLRGDKMDDVIFHGSEARKPAGFAEVSVVFDNSSKLIKMDYPTIKLSRRLYADGNNEYLINDSRVQRKEIEKILLDTGIGKSSYSIMEQGKVDRILHSKPEERRLIFEEAAGISRFKMERQEALKKLSDTNQNLLRIQDIMNTMKKEMEVKEKQAEKAEEYFRLKQELDETDKIIRYIKFSTLTRKHETSETELREIKEKNRVLLEMISAETGRIEELDQQKSDLEKKVAEIDKKLLDHLTQTQIQKDKVESNKGIIQDYADRISDIRESLTKEESTSSLLLIEKEKLEKESVDLEGESKSLELGIEDLRKNRSEIESKIEAENFSIQDKETRIQSNDKRHVELREKLKEVIFDLITQLESRKKEAQATEEERNRLKDLLLQEADRIHSLSLEMQSSVSSSQEEWKEKISYLVGKLGIEQFRSQLGEYFSLEDSIRSLLFDRDGFLSQKEGLDQEIEDLILENENHTRSIKESGITIETLREEAENIREKIVYLEKRILELNSERNSKIESAKSLGERIEETQKRIFAAQDSMKTLATKKTEFEKEVVELEQQIENRYNEFLEMSRALDSEKEALRNIVKEIQGLKNEIQKNQEDYKNLFPILTEKEKAVSVYKVQLESFSEELYNDYSISEQELSDEFKEKKLEKGESESKLKRLKSDIQMLGSINPLSIEEYRNVKEIYEHHRTQKEDIERSKNDIAEILKNINEESEKLFRETFEKIRENFQETFSTLFNGGRAMLELVDGEDSLNAGIEIMAEPPGKHVQNLRLLSGGEKSLTAIALLFAIYMVKPSPFCFLDEIDAALDEANKLRFCQILDKFKDKSQFVVITHAQSTIHRANSIFGVTNEEPGISKIISLRLDEAREFAGSGKAVEAV, translated from the coding sequence ATGTATCTCAAAAGCCTGAATATTGTTGGATTCAAGACCTTTGCGGACGAGACGGAAGTCCTTCTCGATCCGGGATTTACCGCAGTTGTAGGACCTAACGGTTCTGGAAAATCGAATATAGTCGACGCTTTAAAATGGGTCTTCGGTGAAAAATCCGCCAAGGGCCTTCGTGGTGATAAGATGGACGATGTTATCTTTCACGGCTCCGAAGCAAGGAAGCCCGCCGGCTTCGCCGAAGTAAGCGTTGTATTCGATAACTCTTCCAAACTCATTAAGATGGATTATCCTACCATCAAGTTGTCCCGCAGATTGTATGCGGATGGAAATAATGAATATCTAATTAACGATTCGAGAGTACAAAGAAAGGAGATCGAAAAGATCCTTTTGGATACCGGGATCGGAAAATCCAGTTACTCCATCATGGAGCAGGGAAAGGTGGATCGTATCCTTCATTCCAAGCCGGAAGAACGCAGGCTGATCTTTGAAGAAGCAGCCGGTATTTCCCGCTTCAAGATGGAAAGGCAAGAGGCTCTCAAAAAGCTTTCCGATACGAACCAGAACCTTCTTCGCATCCAAGATATCATGAATACCATGAAGAAGGAGATGGAGGTCAAGGAGAAGCAAGCGGAGAAGGCTGAAGAATACTTCCGTCTGAAGCAAGAGCTGGACGAGACCGACAAGATCATACGTTATATTAAATTCTCTACTTTGACTAGAAAGCATGAGACTTCCGAGACGGAACTCAGAGAGATCAAGGAAAAGAACCGAGTTCTTCTGGAGATGATCTCTGCTGAGACGGGAAGGATCGAAGAACTGGACCAACAAAAATCCGACCTGGAAAAGAAGGTAGCAGAGATAGACAAGAAGCTCTTGGACCATCTCACGCAAACCCAGATCCAAAAGGATAAGGTAGAGAGCAATAAGGGAATTATCCAGGATTATGCGGATCGCATCTCCGATATTAGAGAATCCTTAACTAAGGAAGAATCCACAAGTAGTCTTCTCCTGATCGAGAAAGAGAAGTTAGAAAAGGAATCCGTGGATCTGGAAGGCGAAAGCAAGAGCCTAGAGCTTGGGATCGAGGACCTTCGCAAGAACAGATCCGAGATCGAGTCCAAGATCGAGGCGGAGAATTTTTCCATCCAAGACAAGGAAACCCGCATCCAATCCAATGATAAGCGCCATGTGGAATTGAGAGAGAAGCTAAAGGAAGTCATCTTCGATCTGATCACTCAATTGGAATCCCGTAAGAAGGAAGCTCAGGCCACAGAAGAGGAAAGGAATCGACTCAAGGATCTTCTTCTCCAAGAAGCGGATCGGATCCATTCTCTTAGCTTGGAAATGCAATCTTCGGTCTCTTCTTCACAGGAAGAATGGAAAGAAAAGATCTCTTATCTTGTCGGCAAGCTTGGCATAGAGCAATTCCGTTCTCAGTTGGGAGAATATTTCTCCTTGGAGGACAGCATTCGTAGTCTTCTATTTGATCGGGATGGATTCCTTTCCCAGAAAGAGGGTCTGGACCAAGAGATAGAGGATCTGATCTTAGAAAACGAGAATCATACCCGTTCCATCAAGGAATCCGGGATTACGATCGAAACCTTACGAGAAGAAGCGGAGAATATCCGTGAAAAGATCGTATATCTCGAAAAGCGGATCCTGGAATTGAATTCAGAGAGAAATTCCAAGATAGAGTCCGCTAAATCTCTGGGCGAAAGGATAGAAGAGACCCAAAAAAGGATCTTCGCCGCTCAAGATTCCATGAAGACCCTGGCTACTAAAAAGACTGAGTTTGAAAAGGAAGTAGTAGAACTCGAACAACAGATAGAGAATCGATACAACGAATTCCTGGAAATGAGCCGTGCTTTAGATTCGGAAAAGGAAGCTCTTAGAAATATAGTCAAAGAAATCCAAGGATTGAAGAACGAGATCCAGAAGAACCAAGAGGATTACAAAAATCTTTTCCCAATCTTAACGGAGAAGGAAAAGGCAGTCTCCGTTTATAAGGTCCAATTGGAATCCTTTTCCGAGGAATTGTACAACGACTATTCTATTTCCGAGCAGGAACTCTCCGACGAATTCAAGGAAAAGAAATTGGAGAAGGGCGAAAGCGAATCCAAACTGAAACGCCTGAAATCCGATATCCAAATGTTAGGCTCCATCAATCCTCTTTCTATCGAGGAATACAGGAATGTAAAAGAGATCTATGAACATCATAGAACTCAAAAAGAAGATATCGAAAGATCTAAAAACGATATCGCGGAGATCCTGAAAAACATCAACGAAGAGTCCGAAAAATTATTTAGAGAGACCTTCGAAAAGATCCGAGAGAATTTTCAAGAGACCTTCTCCACCTTATTCAATGGGGGAAGGGCGATGCTGGAACTCGTGGATGGCGAAGACAGCCTAAATGCGGGCATCGAGATCATGGCAGAGCCGCCCGGAAAGCACGTGCAGAACCTGAGGCTTCTTTCCGGTGGGGAAAAATCACTGACTGCGATCGCACTTCTGTTCGCGATCTATATGGTGAAACCTTCTCCTTTCTGTTTCCTAGATGAGATCGACGCGGCACTCGATGAGGCGAACAAACTTCGCTTCTGCCA